The window TACTGCTAGAGAAGATTTTTGCCTTGCCGGCCTCTTCGCAGCACAAGGCTGCTCCTACAGGGCAATGAGGTAGCCTGGGAAAGGAGCAGGGACAGGTCAACGCCGCAGGTAATCACCGAAATCGATATCACCGGCACTGAGGATGGCCTGCACCCGGTTGTGCACGTTGAGCTTGCGCAGGATCGCCGAAACGTGGGCCTTGACCGTGGTCTCGGCGATATCCAGGGTGTAGGCGATCTGCTTGTTCGACTCGCCCTTGGTCATGCGCTCGAGCACCAGCAGCTGCTTGCGGGTCAGAGCCTGGAGCATCTCCGGCGGGAAGCTCGGGGCATCGTTCAGGCGCCGGCTGGTGCTGCTTTTCTGGGCTCGGATGATGTCGGGCGGCAGGTAGACATTGCCGTTGAGGATCTGCTCGATCGCTTCGATCATCTGTGAACGTGGCGAGGACTTGGTGATGAAGCCCACCGCGCCATAAGTGATGGCCTGCAGCACGATCTGCTTTTCCTGCTCGGCCGAGACGATCACCACCGGCGTGGTCGGTGCCTCGTTGCGCAGGGTGATCAGGCCATTGAGGCCATGCATACCGGGCATGTTCAGGTCGAGCAGGATCAGGTCGAGGTCGTCATGTTCGCGGGTCAGCGCCAGGGCGCTGTCCAGGTCGGCAGTTTCCATGACTTCGCTGCCCTGGAAACCATCGCTGATAACGTTGTGGATGGCTTCGCGAAACAGGGGGTGATCGTCGGCAATCAGAATTTTGTACATGGCCTTTTCACCTCGTTTTTATTGGATGGAGCGGGCACGCGTTTGCAGGCGATGAATTCAGGGGAAGGGTTCCGGCTGCGCTGGCTGCAGCGGCAGGTTGGCCTGTTGCCAGGCGTCCAGGCCATCGCGGTACCAATACAGATTCTTATAGCCCAGTGCTTTCGCGCGTTTTACCGCGTTCCAGCTTAACCAGCAATCGGAGCGGCAGTAAAAGACCAGCGGTTGCTCCGTGCGCCCGGCGGTGGCTAGTTGCAGGTTGCGCACGAAGTAATCGTGCCACGCCGGGCTCAGCTCGCCGTCGCCGGTGTTGGCCAGCCAGCGGCTGCCGGGGATGTTGGCGTGGGGTTCATCTTCGATGAAGCGGCCTTGCAGCCATTGGCGGCGATAGACGTCGATCAGCACCGGCTTGGGGGTGTGCCCCAGCAGGCCTTGCAGCATGGCGGTGTCGATGACCTGGCCGCCCTCGACCTGCTGTGGGGTCGGGCTGCGGTAGAGGGAGGTGCGGTAGCCGTCGGCGGAGAATAGCGGCGTGGTGTCGGCCAAGGCAGCGCCTAGCGTCAGGCTCAGGGAAAGCGCCGCCAGCAATGGGCGTGGCAGCCGGGGCAGGGCACGTGGCATGGGGGTTGTCCTTTTTGTTATAGGCCCATTACATGCCAGTGGCGGTGCATTGTGAATGCGACGATCAGACAGCAAAGGCAGTACCAAAGTAGTAGAAAGCCGGGCGCGCAAACCTGTGGGAGATTGCCCAACCCTTTGGGCTACGCTGTCGCACAGGGAACAATGTTCGAGAGCGTGTCACCTTCCCTTGTGGGAGCGGGCGTGCCCGCGAACACCGGCGAAGCCGGTGCCATACACCGCGTCGCCTGTTTCGCGGGCGCGCCCGCTCCCACAGGGTTCGCGCTAAGCGATGGATCGCTGCCGCTCAGCGTGGCTTGCGCAGCGCCGCATGCTGGGGGTTGAAGGTGAGGATCGCCAGCAGGGTGAACAGCACGGTCAGCCCCAGGCATACCGCCAGCGCCAGCGGGTTGAAGCGCTCATACAAGGCAAAGCGCACCAGCTCCACGGCATGGGTGAACGGGTTCACTGCACACAGCCAGTACAGCCACTGGCTGGCCTCGCGCATCTTCCACAACGGGTACAGCGCCGAGGACAGGAAGAACAGCGGGAATATCACGAAGTTCATCACCCCGGCAAAGTTCTCCAGCTGGCGAATCGCATTCGATAGCAACAGGCCCAGGGCGCTGAGCATCAGCGCCACCAGCAACAACGCTGGCAGCGCCAGCAACAGGCCCGCAGCCGGTGGCTGCACGCCATACAACCAGGCGATGGCAAGGAAGGCGTACACCTGCAGCAGGGAGATCAACGAGGTCGCCAGCAGCTTGCTGCCGAGCAGGAAGGGCCGCGGCAACGGGCTGGTCAGCAACACGCGCATGCTGCCCATCTCCCGGTCATAGACCATCGACAGCGAGCCCTGCATGCCGTTGAACAGCAGGATCATGCAGGCAAGGCCCGGAATGATGTACACCTCGTAGGGGATGTAGGTGTCGTAGGGCTCGATGATCGCAATGCCCAGGGCCGCGCGAAAGCCGGCGGCGAACACCAGCAGCCACAGCAGCGGGCGCACCAGGGCGCTGAGAAAACGGGTGCGCTGCAGGACGAAACGCAGGCATTCGCGCAGGAGAATGCCGTTGAAGCACTGCCAGTAAGCGTTCATCGGGCATTGGCTCCTGTGGGGGCGCTGGTCAGGCGGGCAAAGGCATGGTCGAGGTCACCGCCGTGCTCCAGGCTCAGGGCATCGGCCGTGCCGCTGGCCACCAGGCGCCCTTGATGCAGGATCAGCAGGTCATCGCTGGGCTGCACTTCGTCCAGCAGATGGGTGGTCCACAGCACACTGAGGCGCTGCTCGCGGCACAGCAGCCGCAGGTGCTGGTTGAGCGCCAGGCGGCTGGCCGGGTCGAGGCCAACGCTGGCCTCGTCGAGCAACAGCAAACGCGGCTCATGCAGCAGCGCGCGGGCAATCTCCACCCGGCGCCGATGGCCGATGTTCAGCGCCCGGACCGGTTCGCGCCGCCGCTCATCGAGCCCCTGGCGGGCCAACTCGGCATCGACCCGAACATTGCCCTGGCGCCGCGACAGGCCGTGCAGCGAGGCGTGGTAGCGCAGGTTCTGCTCCACGCTCAGGTCAAGGTCGAGGGTGCTTTGCTGGAACACCACGCCCAGCTGGCGCAAGGCCGGGCGTGTGGCGTTGCGCAGCGAGCAGCCGCACACGCGGATGTCGCCATGCTGCAGGTCGTACAAGCGGGTGAGCAGGGCGATCAAGGTCGACTTGCCGGCGCCATTGGGGCCCAGCAAGGCGGCGAAGCGCCCGGGCGCCAGGCTGAAGCCGACGTGCCTGAGCGCCTCGCGCTGGCCGTAGGCAAAGCTCACGTCACTGACTTCGAGGGTATTCATGGCGTCACCACCACGCCCCAGGGGTAGCGGCCGACCTTCACCGACTTGAGCACCTTGAGGTTTTTTGCATCGATCACCGAAACGTCGCCACTGACCCCGTTGGTGGCCAGCAACTGGCTCTGGTCCGGGGTGAACGCCAGTTGCCAGACCCGCCGGCCCACCAGCAGGTAGTCGAGTACCTCATAGGTCTTGGCATCGACCACCGCCACATGGTTGGCAGGGCCCAGGGCGACGAACGCGTACTTGCCATCGGCGCTGAGCTTGATGCCTACCGGCTGGACCTTGTCCGGGTGCACGCCCTTGATCTGGAAGTTCAGGGTTTTCAGCACCTGGCGGCTGGCCACGTCGAGGATGGTCACCGTGCCGCCGATTTCTGCCGAGGCCCACAGCCGCGAGCCGTCCTGGCTGAACTCGACGAAGCGCGGCCGCTGGTCCACCGGGGTGCTGTCTGCCAGTGTCTGGGTGCTGGTGTCGATCCAGTGCAGCATGTTGGTGGTTTCGCTGGTGTTGACCGCCCATTTGCCATCCGGGCTCACCGCCATGCCTTCGGGCTCGATGCCGACGTCGATTTGCCCGAGCACCTTGTCGGTCTGGGTATCGATTACCGTCACCAGCGCGTCGTCCTCGTTGGACACGTACAACCAGCGGTCGTTGGGGTGCAGGGCGAACTGCTCGGGGTCCTTGCCGGAGGGCAGTTCCTTGATGATCTTGCGGGTGGCCACATCCATCACTTGCACCCGGTCCGAATCGCTGGCGCAGATGTACAGCAGCGTGTTGTCGTGGGACAACAGCAGGCCGCGCGGGCGCTGGCCCACTGGCAGGGTCTCGGTGACTTGCAGAGTCTGCATGTCGATCAGGCTGATGCTGTTGTCCTTCTCGTTCGATACCCAGGCGGTGGCGGCCACGACGTGCCCGCTGGCAAGGGCCAGGGCGCCCGACAGCAGGCTGGGGTAAAGCAGTGCCCGGTGAAAAGGGGAGCGACGCATGGCGAAATCCTTTTTTGTTGTGGTTATCGGGTCAGGGGTAGCCGCAGGTCACTTCGGGCCTGTCGTAGCCCAGGCTGTCCATTTCGTTGAGCGGGTGCAGGAAGCCCTCCTGCGGAGAGGTACTGACCAGGGCCCGCGGCTGCACCAGCGGGATCGGCTGGCGCAGCTCGCCGTTCCACGGGCGGTAGCTGAGCTTGCGGCCCTTGAAGCCGTCCAGCGGCAACTGCTCGCTGAGCAGCAGTTGCTGCAGGGCGCGGGGCTCGGCCTGGCGCAGTTTGCTCACTGCGCTGGCGACGCTGCGCACGGCCATCCAGGCGGCGAAGTCGCGGTCGTTCATCCAGCGCCCGGCCTGGGCTTCGAAGCGCTTTTGCAACTGCGCCGCGCCGAAGGTTTCAACGGTCTTGTGCCAGCCGGTGGGGGTCAGGCCCTGGGTGCCGGCTACCGGCCGCGGATACCAGGTCTGGTAGGGCAGGTACTCGCCGAAGTCGCCGCGTTCGTCAGCCACCAGCACCACGTCGTACTCGGCGGTTTGGGTGAACAGCGGCATGTCGGCCTGGGCGCTGCGGCGCTGGTCGTTGTCGAATGTCCAGGCTTTCTCCGCGACCAGCTGCATGCCAAAGCGCTTCATGGCGCGGCGCAGGGCCGCCGCATAGGCCCGGTCATCGTCGGTCTGGCCGACGACCAACAGCGCCCGTTGCCATTTGCGCATTACCAGGAACTGCGCCAGGGCATCGGCCAGCATGGCGCGGCTGGGCAGGCTGTGCAGCACATTGCCCAGGCACTGGCTGCTGCGCAGGCTGTCGTCCGGGCTGCCGGCGTTGAACAGCAGGCTGTCGGGCAGGGCGGCAGATAGCGCGCGCAGGCTGGCGGCGGGGGCATTTACCACGAACAGCCGCAGGCCCTGGTCATGCTGGGCCTTGGCAGCCTGCAGCAGGGCTTCGGGGCTTTCGACCGTGGCATTGGCCAGGTGGAATTCCTGTTTGAGAAAACGCCCGCTGCTGTTGCTGTCGACAATCGCCAGTTCGGCGCCCTGCAGCCCGGCATCGGTGGGTTCGGGAATGATGTTGGACAGCAGCGGGCCGGGATCGGGGCGATAGCCGAGATAGCCGATGCGCACCTGCAACGGTTCCCCGCCCGGGGCCTGTGCGGCGAGTGCCGAGCTTGCAGAAAGCGTCGCGGCCAGGGCCAGCAGGCAGGTCATGGCAAGGTGGGCAGGCAGGCGCATAAGGCAACTCCACGGCAGATGGCGCCAGCATAGGAAGCGCGCCGGGAGGGGGGAATATGCAGAAAGTAGCGCTCGCCCGGTACCAAGGTAGTAATTCACCACATGGGCGCGGGTTTTACGATGGCCGCAGCAACCCCGAGGAGAACTGCCCATGCGCCTTGTCAACCTTTCGGCCCTGTGGCGGATCAACCTCTGGGTCACTTGTTGCTTCGCGATGTTGACGCTGGCCTGTGCCGTGGTGCTGTTGCGCCAGGCGGTGGCTGACGTGGAGCGGGAGTTGCAGTCGGCGCAAGCCGTGGTGGCATACCTCGGCGACACTGCCGAGCGCGACCCGCAGAGCCTGCAACCACGGCTGACGCAAAGCCTGCGCCATGTGCGGGTGCACTGGCTCGCGGCGGATGAACCTGCGCGGCTGCCGCAAGCAACCGGCCTGGATGCCTGGTTGGGCCGCCAACTGCTTGGGCAGCGCCACGACAGCAGCCGGCTGCTGGAGCTGGGGGATGGTCGCCGGGTAATGATCGCCGTGGATGCACGGGATGAAATCGACGAGGTGCGTGACTCCCTGCAGCAGTTGTTGGTCCTGTGCGGCCTTGCGTTGCTGCTGAGCTTGTTGACCATCCGCTGGGCGGTGCGGCGGGGCATGGGCTTGCTGGACGATCTGCTGCAGGCCTTGCGCCAGGTCTCGGGTGGGCAATTGACCGCACGCCTGCGCGAGGCCGGCCTGCCGGAGGCGCGCCAATTGGCGGAGCACTTCAACCGCATGACCGCGTCTCTGGAGCAGGCCCGCTGCGACAATACCCAACTCACCCAGGCCCTGCTGGCGGTGCAGGAGCAGGAGCGCACCCAGTTGGCGCAGACCCTGCACGACGATCTCGGGCAATACCTGGCGGGTATTCGGGCCCAGCTCTGCCTGCTGCGCATGGTCGCCGACCAGCCAACCGCGGTGGCGCAGACGACACGCACCCTGGAGCTCGATTGTGAACGCCTGCAGCAAGGTTTCCGCGCCCTGGTACATGACCTGTACCCGCTGGCGTTGCAGCACATGCCGCTGGCCGAAGCCTTCGGCCTGCTGGTGAGCCAATGGCAGGCCAGCCAGGGTATCGATTGCCGCCTGCGGGTAGGCGAGCATTTGCCGGCACTACCCGGGCCGAGTCGCACGCATTTGTATCGTTTGCTGCAGGAGGCGTTGACCAACGTCGCCCGTCACGCCGGCGCAAGCCAGGTGCGGGTGCGCCTGCAACGCAGCGCCAAGGGCTTGCGCCTGCTGGTTCGCGACAACGGTTGCGGTGCCAGCCAGCCCCAGCGCCCCGGGGTAGGCCTGCACTCGATGGCCGAGCGCGCCCGCAGCCTGGGCGGTGAGCTGCGCATCCTCAGCCGACCGGGTGCCGGCTGGGCGCTGGCCCTGAACATTCCCATGGAGGTGTGATGAATATCGTGTTGGTCGATGACCACGCCGTGGTCCGCCAGGGCTATGCCAGCCTGCTGCGAGCGGTGCTGCCGAAGGTACAGGTGCGTGAGGCTGCCAGTGGCGAAGAGGCGCTGGCGCGGGTTCAGGAACAGGTGCCCAACCTGGTGATCATGGACTTTGGCCTGCCAGGCATCAGCGGCCTGGAAACCACCCGGCGCCTGCGTCAGCGCCTGCCGCAATTGCGGGTGCTGTTCTTCAGCATGCATGACGAACTGCCGCTGGTGCGCCAGGCGCTGGATGCTGGTGCCTCGGGATACCTGACCAAGAACTCGGCGCCCGAAGTGCTGATCGAGGCGGTGCAGCGGGTGTTGGCCGGGCATGCCTATATCGAACAGCCCTTGGCCACCCAGCTGGCCTGCACGTCACAGCAGAATGCCAGCGACCCGCGCCTGCAGCGCATGACCCAGCGTGAGCTGGAAATTTTCGTGATGCTGGCCAAGGGCACCCCGGTGCGAGGGATTGCCGAGCAGTTGTGCATCAGTGCCAAGACCGTGTCCAACCACCTGACCTTGCTCAAGAGCAAGTTGCAGGTCAGCTCCCATGCCGAGCTGGTGCATCTGGGGATTGACCTGGGGGTGGTGCGGGTGGCGGGGTGAGGTGTTCTGCTACCTGGACGCTGCGCAGAGCCCTGTAGGAGCGGCCTTGTGTCGCGATGGGCCGCAAAGCGGCCCCCAGGGGCTTCAGCGTCAACGCAGCAATCGTCGGGGCTGCTTTGCAGCCCATCGCGACACAAGGCCGCTCCTACAGGGGGCCTGCGCAAGGCAGGATATCGGGCTCAATTGTCCCAGGTCTCGGGGCACCCCTTGCACCCCTCCATGTTGGCCTCTTGAAAATTCC of the Pseudomonas asiatica genome contains:
- a CDS encoding response regulator transcription factor encodes the protein MYKILIADDHPLFREAIHNVISDGFQGSEVMETADLDSALALTREHDDLDLILLDLNMPGMHGLNGLITLRNEAPTTPVVIVSAEQEKQIVLQAITYGAVGFITKSSPRSQMIEAIEQILNGNVYLPPDIIRAQKSSTSRRLNDAPSFPPEMLQALTRKQLLVLERMTKGESNKQIAYTLDIAETTVKAHVSAILRKLNVHNRVQAILSAGDIDFGDYLRR
- a CDS encoding PQQ-dependent catabolism-associated CXXCW motif protein, which produces MPRALPRLPRPLLAALSLSLTLGAALADTTPLFSADGYRTSLYRSPTPQQVEGGQVIDTAMLQGLLGHTPKPVLIDVYRRQWLQGRFIEDEPHANIPGSRWLANTGDGELSPAWHDYFVRNLQLATAGRTEQPLVFYCRSDCWLSWNAVKRAKALGYKNLYWYRDGLDAWQQANLPLQPAQPEPFP
- a CDS encoding ABC transporter permease, encoding MNAYWQCFNGILLRECLRFVLQRTRFLSALVRPLLWLLVFAAGFRAALGIAIIEPYDTYIPYEVYIIPGLACMILLFNGMQGSLSMVYDREMGSMRVLLTSPLPRPFLLGSKLLATSLISLLQVYAFLAIAWLYGVQPPAAGLLLALPALLLVALMLSALGLLLSNAIRQLENFAGVMNFVIFPLFFLSSALYPLWKMREASQWLYWLCAVNPFTHAVELVRFALYERFNPLALAVCLGLTVLFTLLAILTFNPQHAALRKPR
- a CDS encoding ABC transporter ATP-binding protein; amino-acid sequence: MNTLEVSDVSFAYGQREALRHVGFSLAPGRFAALLGPNGAGKSTLIALLTRLYDLQHGDIRVCGCSLRNATRPALRQLGVVFQQSTLDLDLSVEQNLRYHASLHGLSRRQGNVRVDAELARQGLDERRREPVRALNIGHRRRVEIARALLHEPRLLLLDEASVGLDPASRLALNQHLRLLCREQRLSVLWTTHLLDEVQPSDDLLILHQGRLVASGTADALSLEHGGDLDHAFARLTSAPTGANAR
- a CDS encoding YVTN family beta-propeller repeat protein, giving the protein MRRSPFHRALLYPSLLSGALALASGHVVAATAWVSNEKDNSISLIDMQTLQVTETLPVGQRPRGLLLSHDNTLLYICASDSDRVQVMDVATRKIIKELPSGKDPEQFALHPNDRWLYVSNEDDALVTVIDTQTDKVLGQIDVGIEPEGMAVSPDGKWAVNTSETTNMLHWIDTSTQTLADSTPVDQRPRFVEFSQDGSRLWASAEIGGTVTILDVASRQVLKTLNFQIKGVHPDKVQPVGIKLSADGKYAFVALGPANHVAVVDAKTYEVLDYLLVGRRVWQLAFTPDQSQLLATNGVSGDVSVIDAKNLKVLKSVKVGRYPWGVVVTP
- a CDS encoding ABC transporter substrate-binding protein, whose protein sequence is MRLPAHLAMTCLLALAATLSASSALAAQAPGGEPLQVRIGYLGYRPDPGPLLSNIIPEPTDAGLQGAELAIVDSNSSGRFLKQEFHLANATVESPEALLQAAKAQHDQGLRLFVVNAPAASLRALSAALPDSLLFNAGSPDDSLRSSQCLGNVLHSLPSRAMLADALAQFLVMRKWQRALLVVGQTDDDRAYAAALRRAMKRFGMQLVAEKAWTFDNDQRRSAQADMPLFTQTAEYDVVLVADERGDFGEYLPYQTWYPRPVAGTQGLTPTGWHKTVETFGAAQLQKRFEAQAGRWMNDRDFAAWMAVRSVASAVSKLRQAEPRALQQLLLSEQLPLDGFKGRKLSYRPWNGELRQPIPLVQPRALVSTSPQEGFLHPLNEMDSLGYDRPEVTCGYP
- a CDS encoding HAMP domain-containing sensor histidine kinase; translated protein: MRLVNLSALWRINLWVTCCFAMLTLACAVVLLRQAVADVERELQSAQAVVAYLGDTAERDPQSLQPRLTQSLRHVRVHWLAADEPARLPQATGLDAWLGRQLLGQRHDSSRLLELGDGRRVMIAVDARDEIDEVRDSLQQLLVLCGLALLLSLLTIRWAVRRGMGLLDDLLQALRQVSGGQLTARLREAGLPEARQLAEHFNRMTASLEQARCDNTQLTQALLAVQEQERTQLAQTLHDDLGQYLAGIRAQLCLLRMVADQPTAVAQTTRTLELDCERLQQGFRALVHDLYPLALQHMPLAEAFGLLVSQWQASQGIDCRLRVGEHLPALPGPSRTHLYRLLQEALTNVARHAGASQVRVRLQRSAKGLRLLVRDNGCGASQPQRPGVGLHSMAERARSLGGELRILSRPGAGWALALNIPMEV
- a CDS encoding response regulator, coding for MNIVLVDDHAVVRQGYASLLRAVLPKVQVREAASGEEALARVQEQVPNLVIMDFGLPGISGLETTRRLRQRLPQLRVLFFSMHDELPLVRQALDAGASGYLTKNSAPEVLIEAVQRVLAGHAYIEQPLATQLACTSQQNASDPRLQRMTQRELEIFVMLAKGTPVRGIAEQLCISAKTVSNHLTLLKSKLQVSSHAELVHLGIDLGVVRVAG